Proteins from one Cryptomeria japonica chromosome 4, Sugi_1.0, whole genome shotgun sequence genomic window:
- the LOC131054939 gene encoding phosphoprotein ECPP44 yields the protein MAEENAGEHQDRGLFGLFGKKKEEETHQQHVSAVDPHMAGVTPHEQGHVGEAHPVPVSHGHVEEGKVHGEGVEKKQEGGLMAKLHRSNSSSSSSSSDEEEDEKGEKKKKKKKGGLKDKIKLHEKKEEDHGHGKTEEEGEKKGLMEKIKEKLPGHNKEEEKEH from the exons ATGGCGGAAGAAAATGCAGGAGAGCATCAAGATCGCGGGCTGTTCGGCTTGTttgggaagaagaaagaagaggagacacATCAGCAGCATGTCAGTGCTGTGGATCCACACATGGCGGGTGTGACCCCGCATGAGCAGGGACACGTAGGCGAGGCTCACCCTGTGCCGGTGTCTCATGGCCACGTGGAGGAGGGAAAGGTCCATGGCGAAGGTGTGGAGAAGAAACAGGAAGGGGGCCTCATGGCAAAACTGCATCGATCTAACAGCTCTTCTTCCAGCTCT TCTAgcgatgaggaagaagatgaaaagggagagaaaaagaagaagaagaagaagggtgGATTGAAAGACAAGATAAAGCTTCatgagaagaaagaggaagacCACGGTCATGGCAAGACTGAagaagagggagagaagaaggggttgATGGAAAAGATCAAAGAAAAGCTTCCTGGACACaacaaagaggaagaaaaagagCATTGA